One genomic window of Actinoalloteichus hoggarensis includes the following:
- a CDS encoding RNA polymerase sigma factor, with protein sequence MSDDRVEDLLRRLTPQVLSTLIRRHGQFDACEDAVQEALLDAALTWPQQGTPTKPLAWLITVASRRLTDQWRSEQARRRREAAAAAMVPADATVAPGPDHDQAADHDDTLALLFLCCHPELTPTSQVALTLRAVGGLTTAQIASAFLVPEATMAQRISRAKQRIKKSATPFRMPPEAERASRLRVVLHVLYLIFNEGYTATSGPDLHRIELTREAIRLTRAVRELLPEEGEVAGLLALMLLTDSRRPARTRADGALVPLAEQDRRLWDAIAIKEGVELITETLARPPLGPYKLQAAIAAVHAEAEQAEDTDWPQIVALYQLLEGVSPNPMVTLNHAVALAMVEGPRSGLALLATLDADDRIAGHHRLAAVRAHLLETAGDRVAARDAYLRAAKLTTSAPEQRYLKGRAERLGDADG encoded by the coding sequence GTGAGCGACGACCGCGTGGAAGACCTGCTGCGGAGGCTGACGCCGCAGGTGCTCAGCACACTGATTCGCCGGCATGGTCAGTTCGACGCCTGCGAGGACGCCGTGCAGGAGGCGTTATTGGACGCCGCTCTGACATGGCCCCAGCAGGGAACGCCGACGAAGCCGTTGGCCTGGCTGATCACGGTGGCGTCCCGCAGGCTCACCGATCAGTGGCGCAGCGAACAGGCCCGCCGTCGACGCGAGGCCGCCGCCGCCGCGATGGTCCCCGCCGATGCGACCGTCGCGCCGGGTCCGGATCATGATCAGGCCGCGGACCACGACGACACGCTGGCGTTGCTCTTCCTGTGCTGCCATCCCGAGTTGACGCCGACGTCGCAGGTCGCGCTCACTCTCCGCGCCGTCGGCGGCCTGACCACGGCGCAGATCGCCAGTGCGTTCCTGGTCCCCGAGGCGACGATGGCACAGCGCATCAGCCGGGCGAAACAGCGGATCAAGAAGTCGGCGACGCCGTTCCGGATGCCGCCCGAAGCGGAGCGGGCGAGCAGGCTGCGAGTGGTGCTGCACGTGCTGTACCTGATCTTCAACGAGGGATACACGGCGACGTCCGGCCCCGACCTGCACCGGATCGAGCTGACGCGGGAGGCGATCCGACTGACCAGGGCGGTTCGTGAACTGCTGCCCGAGGAGGGCGAGGTGGCGGGGCTGCTGGCGCTCATGCTGCTCACGGACTCACGGCGGCCCGCCCGTACCAGAGCGGACGGCGCCCTGGTCCCCCTTGCCGAACAGGACAGGCGGCTCTGGGACGCGATCGCGATCAAAGAGGGTGTCGAGTTGATCACGGAGACGCTGGCACGTCCACCGCTCGGGCCCTACAAACTCCAGGCCGCCATCGCCGCCGTGCATGCCGAGGCCGAGCAGGCGGAGGACACCGACTGGCCGCAGATCGTCGCGCTGTACCAGCTGCTGGAAGGCGTGTCGCCCAACCCCATGGTGACGTTGAACCACGCGGTGGCGCTGGCGATGGTCGAGGGACCGCGCAGCGGGTTGGCCCTCCTGGCGACGCTGGACGCCGACGACCGGATCGCAGGGCACCATCGCCTGGCCGCCGTGCGTGCCCACCTGTTGGAGACCGCGGGCGATCGAGTCGCAGCCCGAGATGCCTACCTGCGTGCGGCGAAGCTGACCACCAGCGCACCGGAGCAGCGCTATCTCAAGGGCCGTGCCGAACGGCTCGGCGACGCGGACGGATGA
- a CDS encoding YciI family protein has product MRTDVKYLLLIYLNPEIWGSLTAERQAEVRAGHQTFQKTITESGEMISTVALDGPSASAVVRVRAGEMTATDGPYVEAKEYLAGYYLVECADMNRARELAGLVPDAEVNAMEVRPVVFAAGLEG; this is encoded by the coding sequence GTGAGGACAGACGTGAAGTACCTGCTGTTGATCTATCTCAATCCCGAGATCTGGGGCTCGCTCACGGCGGAACGGCAGGCCGAGGTTCGGGCGGGCCATCAGACCTTTCAGAAGACGATCACCGAGTCGGGAGAGATGATCAGCACGGTCGCGCTCGACGGGCCGAGTGCGAGTGCGGTCGTGCGGGTCCGTGCGGGTGAGATGACCGCGACGGACGGCCCGTACGTGGAGGCGAAGGAGTACCTGGCGGGTTATTACCTCGTCGAGTGCGCCGACATGAACCGGGCCCGCGAACTGGCCGGGCTGGTTCCCGACGCCGAGGTCAACGCCATGGAGGTACGGCCGGTCGTGTTCGCCGCCGGGCTGGAGGGGTGA
- a CDS encoding epoxide hydrolase family protein, with protein MLPFHIDVPQSELDDLRRRLAMTRWPVELPGVGWDRGVPLDQLRELAEYWRTEFDWRAAERRLNRHPQFRTEIDGTTVHFLHVRSPEADATPLILTHGWPGSVAEFLDVAGPLSDPAAHGGDPADAFHLVIPSIPGYGLSGPTTERGWDTRRVGRTWAELMRRLGYDRYLAQGGDWGMPISLELAAAAPEQVLGVHLNMLVTFPPADPDAVDGLGEVDRARLAAAAYFEQDGSGWRKLQSTRPQTLAYGLTDSPVGQLAWIVEKFQEWSAATTTPSDAVDRDAMLTIASIYWFTATAGSSAQLYYESSRLDVDFVRTWGGPWAVAAPVGVAVFPSDVVLPIRAFAERIIPNLVHWTEFDRGGHFAALEQPELFVRDLRDFARRIATR; from the coding sequence ATGCTTCCCTTCCACATCGACGTCCCACAGTCGGAGCTGGACGATCTGCGACGCAGACTCGCCATGACGCGCTGGCCCGTCGAACTGCCCGGCGTCGGCTGGGACCGCGGCGTGCCGCTCGACCAGCTCCGCGAACTCGCGGAGTACTGGCGCACGGAGTTCGACTGGCGGGCGGCCGAGCGACGGCTGAATCGGCACCCGCAGTTCCGAACGGAGATCGACGGCACGACCGTGCACTTCCTGCACGTGCGATCACCGGAGGCGGATGCGACACCGTTGATCCTGACGCACGGGTGGCCGGGCTCGGTCGCCGAGTTCCTGGACGTCGCCGGGCCGCTGAGCGATCCGGCCGCGCACGGCGGCGACCCCGCCGACGCCTTTCATCTGGTGATCCCGTCGATCCCCGGCTATGGATTGAGCGGCCCGACCACCGAGCGTGGCTGGGACACCCGTCGGGTGGGCCGCACCTGGGCGGAGCTGATGCGTCGTCTCGGATACGACCGGTATCTGGCGCAGGGCGGGGACTGGGGGATGCCCATCTCGCTGGAACTGGCCGCCGCGGCGCCCGAGCAGGTCCTGGGGGTACACCTGAACATGCTGGTGACCTTCCCGCCTGCCGATCCCGACGCCGTGGACGGCCTCGGCGAGGTCGATCGCGCTCGACTGGCCGCCGCCGCGTACTTCGAGCAGGACGGCTCGGGCTGGCGCAAGCTCCAGTCGACGCGACCGCAGACCCTCGCCTATGGACTCACCGACTCGCCGGTCGGGCAGCTCGCCTGGATCGTCGAGAAGTTCCAGGAGTGGTCTGCGGCCACCACGACGCCGTCGGACGCCGTCGACCGCGATGCGATGCTCACCATCGCCTCGATCTACTGGTTCACCGCCACCGCCGGGTCGAGCGCGCAGCTCTACTACGAGTCCAGCAGGCTCGACGTCGATTTCGTCCGGACCTGGGGCGGACCGTGGGCGGTCGCCGCACCGGTGGGGGTGGCGGTGTTCCCCTCGGACGTGGTACTGCCGATCCGTGCCTTCGCCGAACGGATCATTCCGAATCTGGTGCACTGGACCGAATTCGACCGGGGCGGACACTTCGCGGCCCTGGAACAGCCGGAGCTGTTCGTCCGTGACCTGCGGGACTTCGCGCGCAGGATCGCGACTCGGTGA
- a CDS encoding FAD-dependent oxidoreductase, which produces MGSHVGQRAVVLGGSMAGLLVARVLAESYAEVLVVDRDELGGSGYRRGVPHGRHAHGLVARGQQILEAQFPGLTQELGEAGVRPGDFSGDIRWYFEGLRLAPAHSGLVAVPATRPVLEHHVRERVRAIPEVTFVDRTEVLGLAYDADRRRVTGARVQRIDAGTAEVLSADLVVACTGRGGRAEGWLAELGYPRPSQERIKIDLSYTTRHYRIDVDPFGTDQAIIPAATPAHPRGAFFYRLPGDDGRLELSLTGILGDHAPTDPDGFLAYVKSLPVPEIYEAVRRAEPIDDPVRFRFPASVRRRFDLLPSAPDGFVVLGDAVCSFNPVYAQGMTVAALQALVLRRHLAEGREPRPLDFFRDASQVIDSPWDFAAVADLGYAGVEGRRTAKTRFVNSYVTRLRAAAVGDSALSTAFFRVAGLIDEPAALMRPRNLIRVLRGPRRGTAEKSTPRPLDAARREP; this is translated from the coding sequence ATGGGCAGTCACGTCGGACAGCGGGCGGTGGTGCTGGGCGGCAGCATGGCGGGGCTGCTCGTCGCCCGAGTGCTCGCCGAGAGCTACGCCGAGGTGCTCGTGGTGGACCGCGACGAACTGGGCGGCAGCGGATACCGGCGTGGCGTGCCGCATGGCAGGCACGCCCACGGCCTCGTCGCCCGAGGACAGCAGATCCTGGAGGCGCAGTTTCCGGGCCTCACTCAGGAACTGGGCGAGGCCGGTGTGCGCCCCGGCGACTTCAGCGGCGACATCCGCTGGTATTTCGAGGGACTGCGCCTGGCACCCGCCCACTCGGGACTCGTCGCCGTCCCCGCGACACGTCCGGTCCTGGAACACCACGTGCGCGAGCGGGTCCGCGCCATCCCGGAGGTGACCTTCGTGGACCGCACCGAGGTTCTGGGACTCGCCTACGACGCCGACCGGCGGCGGGTCACCGGCGCGCGCGTCCAGCGCATCGACGCGGGCACCGCGGAGGTCCTGTCCGCCGATCTGGTGGTCGCCTGCACCGGCCGCGGTGGTCGGGCGGAAGGATGGCTCGCCGAGCTGGGCTACCCGCGTCCCAGCCAGGAGCGGATCAAGATCGACCTCTCCTACACGACACGTCATTATCGGATCGACGTCGACCCGTTCGGCACAGACCAGGCGATCATCCCGGCCGCTACTCCCGCGCATCCGAGAGGCGCGTTCTTCTACCGGTTGCCCGGCGATGACGGCCGTCTGGAGCTCTCGCTCACCGGAATCCTCGGCGACCACGCGCCGACCGACCCCGACGGCTTCCTGGCCTACGTCAAGTCGCTGCCCGTGCCGGAGATCTACGAGGCGGTGCGCAGGGCCGAGCCGATCGATGATCCGGTGCGGTTCCGCTTTCCGGCAAGTGTTCGTCGCCGCTTCGATCTGCTGCCGAGCGCTCCCGACGGATTCGTCGTCCTCGGCGACGCCGTGTGCAGCTTCAATCCGGTCTACGCACAGGGCATGACGGTGGCCGCACTCCAGGCGCTCGTCCTGCGGCGTCACCTCGCGGAGGGCCGAGAGCCGCGACCCCTGGACTTCTTCCGCGATGCCTCCCAAGTGATCGACTCGCCTTGGGACTTCGCCGCCGTCGCGGATCTCGGCTACGCCGGGGTCGAGGGCCGACGCACGGCGAAGACGCGGTTCGTCAACTCCTACGTCACACGGTTGCGGGCCGCCGCAGTAGGAGACTCCGCCCTCTCCACCGCCTTCTTCCGCGTCGCGGGCCTGATCGACGAGCCCGCCGCGCTGATGCGACCTCGCAACCTCATCCGAGTGCTGCGCGGACCACGGCGCGGCACCGCGGAGAAATCGACGCCCAGACCCCTCGACGCGGCCCGTCGAGAACCATGA
- a CDS encoding TIGR03084 family metal-binding protein, translating into MAQLQDVISALKAEGDAVDRLVAGLAEADWDRPTPAPGWTIAHQIAHLTATFRMAAAAAAEPALFTRMTSTVQGDFDAAVDSALAPFLALPRPELLASWREQRTAAEDALAAVPPDQTVPWLVNPLPPAVLASAGMMELFGHGQDIADTLGIRREHTDRIRPLVVFGARTRDFGYLARGLQPPSEEFRFELTAPSGERWSLGDAAASQQVSGPAVDFCLLVTRRRHRDDLALVAQGDEARRWLDIAQAYRGPAGAGRVPGQFAAMPR; encoded by the coding sequence ATGGCCCAGCTTCAGGACGTCATCTCCGCGTTGAAGGCGGAGGGCGACGCCGTCGATCGCCTGGTGGCCGGTCTCGCCGAGGCCGACTGGGATCGGCCCACCCCCGCGCCGGGCTGGACGATCGCGCATCAGATCGCCCACCTGACCGCGACGTTTCGGATGGCGGCGGCGGCCGCCGCCGAACCCGCCCTCTTCACCCGGATGACGTCGACCGTGCAGGGCGACTTCGACGCCGCGGTCGACTCGGCGCTCGCGCCGTTCCTCGCCCTGCCCCGACCAGAGCTGCTCGCGAGCTGGCGCGAGCAGCGCACCGCCGCCGAAGACGCCCTCGCGGCCGTGCCACCGGATCAGACGGTGCCGTGGCTGGTGAACCCGTTGCCTCCTGCCGTACTGGCCTCGGCGGGGATGATGGAGCTGTTCGGGCACGGCCAGGACATCGCCGACACTCTCGGCATTCGCCGCGAGCACACCGATCGGATCCGACCGCTCGTCGTCTTCGGTGCCCGCACCAGGGACTTCGGGTATCTCGCCAGGGGGCTCCAGCCGCCATCGGAGGAGTTCCGCTTCGAGCTGACCGCACCCTCCGGCGAACGGTGGTCGCTCGGGGACGCCGCCGCGTCGCAACAGGTCAGCGGACCCGCCGTGGACTTCTGTCTGCTCGTCACCCGCCGCAGGCACCGTGACGACCTGGCGCTGGTGGCACAGGGAGACGAAGCCCGGCGCTGGCTGGACATCGCGCAGGCCTACCGCGGACCCGCGGGAGCGGGCCGTGTCCCCGGGCAGTTCGCCGCCATGCCGCGCTGA
- a CDS encoding SgcJ/EcaC family oxidoreductase, with amino-acid sequence MTTTDSTTVDDDTAAVRLLPQRIMDAWAAHDGQAFADVFTEDGTLILPGDVLLRGREEIGAYMNAAFAGPYQGTRVFGEPVAVKFLGAAVCQLLTRGGVRAPGEAEVAPERAVHASWLLVKQDDGRWLLTAYQNTPAVAP; translated from the coding sequence ATGACCACGACTGATTCCACCACTGTGGACGACGACACGGCGGCGGTGCGCCTGCTCCCGCAGCGCATCATGGACGCCTGGGCCGCGCACGACGGCCAGGCCTTCGCCGACGTCTTCACCGAGGACGGCACCCTGATCCTGCCGGGCGACGTGCTGCTCCGAGGCCGGGAGGAGATCGGCGCGTACATGAACGCCGCCTTCGCCGGGCCCTATCAGGGGACCCGGGTCTTCGGGGAGCCCGTCGCCGTGAAGTTCCTCGGCGCCGCGGTCTGCCAGCTGCTCACCCGAGGCGGGGTCCGGGCCCCCGGCGAGGCCGAGGTCGCGCCGGAACGCGCCGTCCACGCCTCCTGGCTGCTCGTGAAGCAGGACGACGGCCGATGGCTCCTCACGGCGTACCAGAACACCCCCGCCGTCGCGCCGTGA